The following are from one region of the Halomonas qaidamensis genome:
- the lon gene encoding endopeptidase La gives MSDQDYDRDHEHLDWLTDEESDAHQEHGEEPRTDDPRTDDPRTNDGSEDHRSDGEKVNSLVPASDMLPERIYLLPIHNRPFFPAQVQPLVINRERWEETMRRVGNTPHHTIGVAFVGEQGVDSLNHDDFPEIGTAVKVHKLQSEDQQIQFIAQGVKRFKIQRWLSKEPPYLVEVSYPKEPVDAENEETRAYAMAIINGIKELLPINPLYGEELKHYLNRFSPHEPGPLTDFAAAITSAKGPELQDVLATLSVAERMHKVLPLLRKEIDVAQLQSEISEQVNAQMQERQREFFLREQLKVIQRELGISKDDRENDVDTFRNRLESLVVPERVQARIDDELNKLSVLETGSPEYGTTRNYLDWLTSLPWGVTSQDKLDLAHAREVLNRDHDGLQDVKERIIEFLAEGTFKGDVGGSIVLLVGPPGVGKTSIGRSIAEALGREFYRFSVGGMRDEAEIKGHRRTYVGAMPGKLVQAFKEVEVENPVIMLDEIDKLGQSFQGDPASALLEVLDPEQNVDFLDHYLDVRMDLSKVLFLCTANTLDSIPGPLLDRMEQIRLSGYIAEEKLQIAKHHLWPKLLKRDNLPKKRINLTDAALKQVIDGYAREAGVRQLEKQLHRIVRKAAVKLLEEQVETVKISVKNLEEFLGAPLFRKEKVLKGEGVVTGLAWTSMGGATLPIEAGKVHALDRGFKLTGKLGDVMKESANIAYSYTLGHLQEYGADADFFDSAFVHLHVPEGATPKDGPSAGVTMTTALLSLAKHQAINRPLAMTGELTLTGQVLPVGGIREKIIAARRSDIFEVILPEANKRDYEELPDYLKEGMTVHFANRYRDVANVVFT, from the coding sequence ATGAGCGACCAGGATTACGACCGCGATCACGAGCACTTAGATTGGCTGACGGATGAAGAATCTGACGCGCATCAAGAGCACGGTGAAGAACCACGTACTGACGATCCGCGTACTGATGATCCGCGTACTAATGATGGTAGTGAAGACCATCGTTCAGACGGTGAGAAAGTTAATTCGCTAGTACCCGCCAGCGATATGCTTCCAGAGCGTATCTATCTGTTGCCGATTCATAATCGACCATTTTTCCCTGCTCAGGTACAGCCGCTGGTCATCAACCGCGAACGCTGGGAAGAAACGATGCGCCGTGTGGGAAATACACCGCATCACACCATTGGTGTTGCCTTTGTTGGCGAGCAGGGCGTTGATTCTCTAAATCATGATGATTTTCCCGAGATTGGCACAGCAGTTAAAGTGCATAAACTCCAAAGCGAAGACCAACAAATCCAGTTTATCGCGCAAGGGGTTAAGCGTTTTAAAATTCAGCGTTGGCTGTCTAAAGAGCCGCCGTATCTGGTGGAAGTCAGCTATCCTAAAGAGCCAGTAGATGCTGAAAATGAAGAAACCCGTGCCTATGCAATGGCGATCATTAATGGCATCAAAGAGCTGTTGCCGATTAATCCTCTTTATGGCGAAGAGCTAAAGCATTACTTGAACCGCTTCAGTCCACATGAACCTGGCCCTCTGACAGACTTCGCAGCTGCTATAACGTCTGCCAAAGGCCCTGAATTGCAGGATGTATTGGCCACGCTGTCAGTGGCTGAGCGAATGCATAAAGTACTCCCCCTGCTACGCAAAGAAATCGATGTTGCCCAGTTGCAAAGTGAAATCAGCGAGCAAGTTAATGCTCAAATGCAGGAACGGCAGCGCGAATTCTTCTTACGTGAGCAGCTTAAAGTTATTCAGCGAGAGCTGGGGATTTCAAAAGACGACCGCGAAAACGATGTCGATACGTTTAGGAACCGCCTAGAGTCGCTGGTGGTACCGGAGCGCGTTCAAGCGCGTATCGATGATGAGCTTAATAAACTCAGCGTGCTAGAAACCGGCTCGCCAGAGTACGGCACTACTCGTAACTATCTTGACTGGCTAACCTCGTTACCTTGGGGCGTTACCAGCCAGGATAAGCTCGATTTGGCCCATGCCAGGGAAGTCCTCAACCGCGATCACGATGGCTTACAAGACGTGAAAGAGCGGATTATTGAGTTTCTGGCCGAAGGAACTTTTAAAGGCGACGTGGGTGGCTCGATTGTATTGCTGGTTGGCCCGCCTGGGGTCGGTAAAACCTCGATTGGACGCTCTATTGCTGAAGCATTAGGCCGTGAGTTCTATCGGTTTTCGGTAGGTGGCATGCGCGATGAGGCTGAAATTAAAGGGCATCGCCGTACTTACGTGGGCGCAATGCCCGGCAAGCTAGTGCAGGCGTTTAAAGAAGTTGAAGTCGAAAACCCAGTGATCATGCTCGATGAGATTGATAAGTTAGGCCAATCGTTTCAGGGTGATCCTGCATCAGCACTGCTTGAGGTGCTAGATCCCGAACAAAACGTCGACTTTCTGGATCACTATCTCGATGTGCGCATGGATCTTTCCAAAGTACTGTTCTTGTGCACCGCCAATACGCTGGACTCGATCCCAGGGCCGCTGCTTGATCGTATGGAGCAGATCCGTCTGTCAGGTTATATCGCAGAAGAAAAGCTACAGATCGCTAAGCATCATCTATGGCCAAAGCTTCTGAAACGCGACAATTTGCCGAAAAAACGTATTAACTTAACGGATGCCGCGCTCAAGCAGGTGATTGATGGCTATGCCCGTGAGGCGGGTGTTCGCCAGCTTGAAAAGCAGCTGCATCGTATTGTTCGTAAGGCAGCAGTGAAGCTTCTCGAAGAGCAGGTAGAAACGGTAAAAATTTCGGTTAAAAACCTGGAAGAATTCCTGGGAGCACCGCTTTTCCGCAAAGAGAAAGTGCTGAAAGGCGAAGGCGTTGTTACCGGTCTTGCTTGGACTTCCATGGGAGGCGCAACACTGCCTATTGAAGCGGGCAAAGTCCATGCGCTGGATCGTGGCTTTAAACTTACCGGCAAGCTTGGCGATGTGATGAAAGAGTCCGCCAATATTGCTTACAGCTACACGCTTGGCCACTTGCAAGAGTATGGTGCCGATGCCGACTTCTTTGACTCAGCGTTTGTGCATCTTCACGTGCCCGAAGGGGCAACGCCCAAAGACGGCCCGTCAGCAGGGGTCACGATGACCACGGCATTGCTTTCGCTGGCTAAGCATCAGGCGATTAATCGCCCCTTGGCAATGACGGGTGAATTGACCTTAACTGGGCAAGTCTTACCGGTGGGGGGAATTCGGGAGAAAATTATCGCCGCACGCCGCAGCGATATTTTTGAAGTGATTCTTCCAGAAGCCAATAAACGCGATTACGAAGAGCTTCCCGATTATTTGAAAGAGGGAATGACGGTGCATTTTGCGAACCGCTATCGTGATGTTGCCAATGTGGTTTTCACGTAG